One stretch of Streptomyces sp. NBC_01363 DNA includes these proteins:
- a CDS encoding roadblock/LC7 domain-containing protein yields MTATTDEKLNWLLEGLLERTPGTRHALVLSRDGLKLCRTPELSVDQADQLAAISAGIQSLSHGASIEFGDGTGGVRSAMAEFYGGVLFIVEAGAGAHLAVVASEDSDVGLIGHNMSELVEQLGEHLSAPPRSPSASEVTAADADAAV; encoded by the coding sequence ATGACCGCCACCACCGACGAGAAGCTCAACTGGCTGCTGGAGGGGCTCCTGGAGCGCACCCCCGGCACTCGTCATGCCCTCGTCCTGTCCAGGGACGGCCTCAAGCTGTGCCGCACCCCCGAGCTCTCCGTCGACCAGGCCGACCAGCTGGCCGCGATCTCGGCCGGTATCCAGAGCCTGTCGCACGGCGCCTCCATCGAGTTCGGTGACGGCACCGGCGGCGTACGGTCCGCGATGGCCGAGTTCTACGGCGGTGTGCTGTTCATCGTCGAGGCGGGCGCGGGCGCCCATCTCGCGGTCGTCGCCTCCGAGGACTCCGACGTCGGCCTCATCGGCCACAACATGAGCGAACTCGTCGAGCAGCTCGGCGAGCACCTCAGTGCCCCGCCGCGCTCCCCCTCCGCCTCCGAGGTCACCGCCGCCGACGCCGACGCGGCCGTATGA
- a CDS encoding DUF742 domain-containing protein translates to MTRRRPGRDDDPDRLYTLTGGRSRSDSDAFDLVTLVVSECEPTPGMQSEHVTILRMCQLPTAVVEIAAGLGLPVSIVRIMLSDLLDTGRISARHPRTARVADRLPDPDILEQVLVGLRNL, encoded by the coding sequence ATGACCCGCCGCCGCCCCGGCCGGGACGACGATCCGGACCGGCTGTACACCCTCACCGGGGGTCGCAGCCGGTCCGACTCGGACGCGTTCGACCTGGTGACGCTGGTGGTCTCCGAGTGCGAGCCGACCCCCGGCATGCAGTCGGAGCACGTCACGATCCTGCGGATGTGCCAACTGCCCACCGCGGTCGTGGAGATCGCGGCGGGCCTCGGCCTGCCCGTCAGCATCGTCCGGATCATGCTGTCCGACCTGCTGGACACCGGACGGATCAGCGCCCGCCACCCCCGTACTGCCCGTGTCGCGGACCGGCTCCCCGACCCCGACATCCTGGAACAGGTGCTCGTTGGACTCCGCAACCTCTGA